The Seriola aureovittata isolate HTS-2021-v1 ecotype China chromosome 3, ASM2101889v1, whole genome shotgun sequence genome includes a region encoding these proteins:
- the c1qtnf6b gene encoding complement C1q tumor necrosis factor-related protein 1 — MLAMCLRLLLLLPLVCCVPSPSRPPVRLCRRCCDHQEPPQATAQYQMPEVRTVINMTILKGDKGDRGDKGTPGKPGLEGPSGYRGPMGPKGSKGQAGAPGDACKIPHSSFSVGRRKSLHSVDYYQALVFDTVFVNLHEHFNMFKGKFYCYVPGIYFFNINIHTWNFKETYLHLMHNDNEQVILYAQPSERSIMQSQSVMLDLALNDEVWVRLYKRERENAVYSDDVDVYITFNGYLVAPSIQ; from the exons ATGTTGGCGATGTGTTTGAGGCTGCTTTTGCTCCTCCCCCTGGTTTGCTGTGTCCCCTCCCCCTCTAGACCACCTGTCAGGCTCTGCAGACGATGCTGCGACCACCAGGAGCCGCCACAAGCCACAGCCCAATACCAGATGCCAGAGGTCCGCACTGTCATCAACATGACCATCCTCAAAG GTGATAAAGGAGACAGAGGTGACAAAGGCACACCTGGAAAACCTGGTCTGGAGGGCCCTTCCGGCTACCGAGGACCCATGGGCCCTAAAGGCAGCAAAGGCCAGGCGGGTGCCCCCGGGGACGCCTGCAAGATCCCTCACTCTTCCTTCTCAGTGGGACGTCGAAAGTCCCTGCACAGCGTGGACTACTACCAGGCACTGGTGTTCGACACGGTGTTCGTCAACCTCCACGAGCACTTCAACATGTTCAAGGGCAAGTTCTACTGCTACGTGCCGGGGATCTATTTcttcaacatcaacatccacACCTGGAACTTCAAGGAGACCTACCTCCACCTGATGCACAACGACAACGAGCAGGTGATCCTGTACGCTCAGCCCAGCGAGAGGTCCATCATGCAGAGTCAGAGCGTCATGCTGGATCTGGCTCTGAACGACGAGGTGTGGGTCCGGCTCTacaagagggagagggagaacgCCGTTTACAGTGACGACGTGGATGTTTACATCACCTTCAATGGATACCTGGTGGCACCAAGCATCCAGTGA